From the Lactobacillus johnsonii genome, the window AATTCGACCAGTACGCTTAACTTGATCACCTTCACGAATATCGTCAAAGCGACCTAAGATGATGATACCAACATCATTGGCTTCTAGGTTTTGCGCAATACCGTATGAACCATTAGAAAATTGTAATAATTCACTTGATAATACGTTATTTAGACCGTGAGCACGGGCGATACCGTCACCGACGTAGGTAACAGTACCAACTTCGTTGACGTTGAGCTTATCATCATATTTCTCAAGTTGTTGCTTGATCAAAGCGCTAATTTCTTCCGCTTTAATGCTCAATGGTTTCACCTCTTTTATCTATTTTCAATTAATTGCTCACGAATTTGTTGCAATCGAGTTCTTATAGAACCATCAATAATGCGATCCCCGACTTTGAGGATAATACCTCCTAAGATACTTGGATCAACTTTATTTGTTAGGATCAATTCTTTAAAGCCATACTTTTTAGCATAGGCTTGGCTTATTCGACTTAATTCATCTTCATTAAGCTTAATAGCACTTACTGCAGTACCAGAAGCAATATTCTTATATTCATCATAAAGAGTATTAAATGCCTCAATAATTGCAGTTAAAGATTCAAATCTGCGATATT encodes:
- a CDS encoding F0F1 ATP synthase subunit delta yields the protein MALSREEIASRYSKALFAYAQDANSLDAVHEDMNVLLQVAKENPDMLRLLSDPIIRKNQKEEFLSSFSDKFSSETKNFLDFLLEYRRFESLTAIIEAFNTLYDEYKNIASGTAVSAIKLNEDELSRISQAYAKKYGFKELILTNKVDPSILGGIILKVGDRIIDGSIRTRLQQIREQLIENR